One window from the genome of Clostridia bacterium encodes:
- a CDS encoding flagellar hook-basal body protein, whose product MLSGLWASASGLRAGSLRLDALADDLANVNTPGFKRNVVDFAESQETARYRADRTAGARGAGWDWVLLGAGVNPVDARRDFAAGSLETTGQPFDVALQGEGFFAVRLADGTIGYTRAGAFRLDGSGRLVDAEGRAVLSDRGTEIRLPADATEPAIAPDGTLTVQTVDSKGVAQRVTVARIGVALAQSDTLEPAEGVYVPAAGAPAPQLGAAGQGGRGTVLQGALEASNVDLASAMTGLIIAQRAYSLNARALSTADEMWQEANRLYGSV is encoded by the coding sequence ATGCTCAGCGGGCTCTGGGCGTCCGCGAGCGGACTGAGGGCGGGCAGCTTGCGGCTGGACGCGCTCGCCGACGACCTCGCGAACGTGAACACGCCGGGCTTCAAGCGGAACGTGGTGGATTTCGCGGAGTCACAGGAGACGGCGCGGTATCGGGCCGACCGCACGGCCGGCGCGCGCGGCGCCGGCTGGGACTGGGTGCTGCTCGGCGCCGGCGTGAACCCGGTCGACGCGCGCCGCGATTTCGCGGCGGGGTCGCTGGAGACGACGGGCCAGCCGTTCGACGTCGCGCTGCAGGGCGAAGGTTTCTTCGCGGTGCGCCTGGCGGACGGCACGATCGGATACACGCGCGCCGGAGCCTTCCGGCTCGACGGCAGCGGGCGGCTGGTCGACGCGGAGGGGCGCGCGGTGTTGAGCGACCGGGGCACGGAGATCCGCCTCCCGGCCGACGCGACCGAGCCGGCGATCGCGCCGGACGGTACCTTGACGGTGCAGACGGTCGATTCCAAGGGTGTGGCCCAGCGCGTGACCGTGGCGCGCATCGGCGTGGCCCTGGCGCAGTCCGACACGCTTGAACCCGCGGAAGGCGTGTACGTGCCCGCGGCGGGAGCTCCGGCGCCGCAGCTCGGCGCGGCCGGCCAGGGAGGGCGCGGGACCGTCCTGCAAGGAGCGCTGGAGGCGTCGAACGTCGACCTGGCCTCGGCGATGACCGGACTGATCATCGCTCAGCGCGCGTATTCCCTGAACGCCCGGGCCTTGTCCACGGCGGACGAGATGTGGCAGGAAGCGAACCGGCTGTACGGGTCAGTCTAA